A genomic segment from Phragmites australis chromosome 6, lpPhrAust1.1, whole genome shotgun sequence encodes:
- the LOC133922530 gene encoding uncharacterized protein LOC133922530 codes for MSTSSKKGSGSGDDDSPRHVVVERVVSNIGSTGEIPKLSKTNYHEWALEMQVNLEGMELWDAVEAGNAERGKDRRALAVILRGVPPEMKSGLAAKKSAKEAWAAVKFLRMGDARVQEAKAQYLLKQFELAAFKDGEAIDDFAVRIDSLAAELRGLGEKMEEERVVKKMLRVVPSKYNQIACTIEMFGDLKKMSLEELVGRLRVAEERCGSVVESAADGVGRLLLTEERWEDRRRQRDGKQRACGGEGARRDSDERRGRRNDDHSDNNDDDDRGSTSSGSRRGGSRYRGRCFECGERGHRAKDCRGKKKERALLADVDDEPMLL; via the coding sequence ATGTCGACTTCGTCGAAAAAGGGCTCAGGCTCCGGTGACGACGACTCGCCGCGTCACGTTGTGGTGGAGCGCGTCGTTTCCAACATCGGCAGCACGGGAGAGATTCCGAAGCTGTCGAAGACGAACTACCACGAGTGGGCGCTCGAGATGCAAGTCAACCTGGAGGGCATGGAGCTTTGGGATGCCGTGGAGGCAGGCAACGCCGAGCGCGGCAAGGATCGAAGGGCGTTGGCCGTCATCCTGCGCGGGGTGCCGCCGGAGATGAAGTCCGGGCTCGCCGCGAAGAAGAGCGCGAAGGAGGCGTGGGCGGCGGTAAAGTTCTTGAGAATGGGCGATGCCCGCGTGCAGGAGGCCAAGGCGCAGTACCTCCTCAAGCAGTTCGAGCTCGCGGCGTTCAAGGACGGCGAGGCGATTGATGACTTCGCCGTGCGGATCGACTCCCTCGCCGCGGAGCTGCGCGGACTCggggagaagatggaggaggagcGCGTCGTCAAGAAGATGCTGCGTGTTGTACCGTCAAAGTACAACCAGATCGCGTGCACCATCGAGATGTTCGGCGACCTGAAGAAAATGTCGCTTGAGGAGCTCGTCGGGCGGCTGCGCGTGGCGGAGGAGCGATGCGGCAGCGTCGTCGAGTCGGCTGCGGACGGCGTCGGGCGCCTGCTGCTCACTGAGGAGCGGTGGGAGGATCGCCGGCGCCAGCGCGATGGCAAGCAGCGGGCGTGCGGTGGCGAAGGAGCACGGCGCGACAGCGACGAGAGGCGTGGTCGCCGGAACGACGACCACAGTGACAACAACGACGATGACGATCGCGGCAGCACGAGCTCGGGGAGTAGGCGTGGCGGGAGCCGCTACCGAGGGCGATGCTTCGAGTGCGGCGAGCGCGGCCACAGGGCCAAGGACTGCCgtgggaagaagaaggaaagggcCCTCCTCGCCGACGTCGACGACGAGCCGATGCTCCTGTAG